One part of the Glycine soja cultivar W05 chromosome 11, ASM419377v2, whole genome shotgun sequence genome encodes these proteins:
- the LOC114374553 gene encoding putative disease resistance RPP13-like protein 1, with product MALEFVGGAVLSSFLQVTFDRLGSHQVLDFFRGRKLDETLLSKLKVKLLSIDALADDAEQKQFRDSRVKAWLVAVKDAVHEAEDVLDEIEYEHSKCQVEAEPESQTCTCKVPNFFKSSPLSSFNKEVKSRMEQLIGSLEFLSSQKGDLGLNNASGVGSGFGSEVSQKSPSTSLVVESVIYGRDNDKEMIINWLTSDSGNHSKLSILSIVGMGGMGKTTLAQHAYNDPRIDDVFDIKAWVCVSDDFTVFKVTRTILEAITKSTDDSRNLQMVHERLLVELKDKKFLLVLDDVWNEKLDEWVAVQTPLYFGAEGSRIIVTTRNKKVASSMRSKEHYLQQLQEDYCWQLFAEHAFQNANPQSNPDFMKIGMKIVEKCKGLPLALKTMGSLLHTKSILEWKGILESEVWELDNSDIVPALALSYHHIPSHLKRCFAYCALFPKGYLFDKECLIQFWMAQKLLQCHQQSKSPEEIGEQYFNDLLSRSFFQESSNIEGGRCFVMHDLLNDLAKYVSEDMCFRLEVDQAKTIPKATRHFSVVVNDYRYFEGFGTLYDTKRLHTFMSTTDCRDSHEYYWRCRMSIHELISKFKFLRFLSLSYWHRLTEVPDSIGNLKHLRSLDLSHTSIRKLPESTCSLYNLQILKLNDCKYLKELPSNLHKLTYLRYLEFMNTGVRKLPAHLGKQKNLLVLINSFDVGKSREFTIQQLGELNLHGRLSIGRLQNVENPSDASAVDLKNKTHLMQLELKWDYNGNLDDSSKERDEIVIENLEPSKHLERLSIRNYGGKHFPNWLLHNSLLNVVSLVLDRCQSCQRLPPLGLLPLLKNLEISGLDGIVSTGADFHGNSSSSFTSLEKLKFYNMREWEKWECQNVASAFPSLQHLSIKECPKLKGNLPLSVPLVHLRTLTIQDCKNLLGNDGWLEFGGEQFTIRGQNMEATLLETSGHIISDTCLKKLYVYSCPEMNIPMSRCYDFLESLTICDGCNSLMSFSLDLFPTLRRLRLWECRNLQRISQKHAHNHVMYMTINECPQLELLHILLPSLEELLIKDCPKVLPFPDVGLPSNLNRLTLYNCSKFITSPEIALGAHPSLKTLDIGKLDLESFHAQDLLPHSLRYLCIYDCPSLQYLPEGLCHHSSLRELFLLSCPRLQCLPDEDLPKSISTLVIRYCPLLQPRCQRPEGEDCGKIAHIENLFIID from the coding sequence ATGGCGTTAGAATTCGTTGGTGGTGCTGTTCTCTCTTCTTTCCTTCAGGTTACATTTGACAGGCTGGGTTCTCATCAAGTTCTGGACTTCTTTCGTGGAAGAAAACTCGATGAGACGCTACTGAGCAAGTTGAAGGTGAAGTTACTGTCCATAGATGCTCTAGCTGATGATGCAGAACAAAAGCAGTTCAGAGATTCACGTGTGAAAGCATGGCTTGTTGCTGTCAAAGATGCGGTGCATGAGGCAGAGGATGTCTTGGATGAAATAGAATATGAACACTCCAAATGCCAAGTTGAAGCTGAACCTGAATCTCAAACCTGTACTTGCAAGGTACCAAATTTCTTCAAATCTTCTCCTCTTAGTTCCTTTAACAAGGAAGTTAAATCAAGGATGGAACAACTCATTGGCAGCCTAGAATTTCTCTCGAGCCAAAAGGGTGATCTAGGTTTGAACAATGCTAGTGGTGTTGGATCTGGATTCGGTAGTGAAGTGTCACAGAAATCACCATCAACATCTTTGGTGGTTGAAAGTGTTATTTATGGCAGAGATAATGACAAGGAAATGATAATTAATTGGCTCACTTCTGACTCTGGCAACCACAGTAAGTTATCAATACTTTCTATTGTGGGTATGGGCGGAATGGGTAAAACCACACTTGCCCAACATGCATACAATGACCCAAGGATAGATGATGTATTTGACATCAAAGCTTGGGTCTGTGTTTcagatgattttactgttttcaAGGTAACAAGAACAATTCTTGAGGCAATCACTAAGTCAACTGATGATAGTAGAAACCTACAGATGGTTCATGAAAGATTGCTAGTAGAGTTGAAAGATAAAAAGTTTCTTCTTGTTTTGGATGATGTTTGGAACGAAAAACTGGACGAATGGGTAGCTGTGCAGACTCCTCTATATTTTGGGGCTGAGGGAAGTAGAATCATTGTCACAACACGCAATAAGAAAGTTGCTTCTAGCATGAGGTCAAAAGAACACTACCTGCAGCAATTACAAGAAGATTATTGTTGGCAGTTGTTTGCAGAACACGCATTCCAAAATGCTAATCCTCAATCAAATCCAGACTTCATGAAGATTGGTATGAAGATAGTTGAAAAATGTAAAGGACTTCCTCTAGCCTTGAAAACAATGGGAAGTCTATTACACACCAAATCTATTTTGGAATGGAAAGGCATATTGGAAAGTGAGGTATGGGAATTAGATAATAGTGATATTGTCCCTGCTTTAGCACTTAGCTATCACCACATTCCTTCCCATCTCAAAAGATGTTTTGCTTATTGTGCATTATTTCCCAAAGGTTATTTGTTTGACAAGGAGTGTTTAATTCAGTTCTGGATGGCTCAAAAATTGCTACAATGCCATCAACAGAGTAAGAGTCCAGAAGAAATTGGTGAACAGTACTTCAATGATCTATTATCGAGGTCCTTCTTCCAAGAATCAAGCAACATAGAGGGGGGAAGGTGTTTTGTCATGCATGACCTTCTCAATGATTTGGCAAAATATGTTAGCGAGGACATGTGTTTCAGGCTGGAAGTTGATCAAGCAAAAACCATACCAAAAGCAACCCGTCATTTTTCAGTTGTGGTCAATGATTATCGATATTTTGAAGGTTTTGGAACTTTATATGATACAAAAAGGTTGCATACGTTTATGTCAACAACTGACTGCAGAGATTCTCATGAATATTATTGGAGGTGCAGGATGTCAATACatgagttgatctccaagttTAAGTTCTTACGCTTCTTATCTTTGTCTTATTGGCATAGACTCACAGAGGTGCCTGACTCTATTGGCAATCTTAAACATCTTCGTTCTTTAGACCTTTCCCATACTAGCATAAGAAAACTACCAGAGTCAACTTGTTCACTCTACAACTTGCAAATACTGAAACTGAAtgattgtaaatatttgaagGAGCTGCCCTCAAATTTACATAAACTCACCTATTTGCGATACCTTGAATTTATGAATACTGGAGTGAGAAAGCTGCCAGCACATTTGGGAAAACAGAAGAACCTTCTAGTATTGATAAATTCGTTTGATGTTGGGAAAAGTAGGGAGTTCACTATTCAGCAGTTAGGAGAACTCAATCTTCATGGAAGGCTATCAATTGGTAGGCTGCAGAATGTTGAGAATCCATCGGATGCCTCAGCTGtggatttgaaaaataaaacacaccTTATGCAGCTAGAATTAAAATGGGATTACAATGGGAACCTTGATGATTCTtccaaagaaagggatgaaaTTGTAATTGAGAATCTAGAGCCTTCCAAACACTTGGAGAGGTTGTCAATCAGGAACTATGGTGGTAAACATTTTCCAAATTGGTTACTACATAATTCTTTATTGAATGTGGTGTCCTTAGTGTTGGACAGATGTCAATCTTGCCAACGTTTGCCTCCCCTTGGACTCTTGCCATTGCTCAAGAACCTGGAGATTTCAGGCCTTGATGGGATAGTGAGTACTGGTGCTGATTTTCATGGGAATAGCTCTTCTTCATTTACATCCttggaaaaattgaaattctacaATATGAGAGAATGGGAAAAATGGGAATGCCAAAATGTGGCAAGTGCTTTTCCAAGTCTTCAACATCTTTCCATAAAGGAATGTCCTAAGCTGAAAGGGAACCTGCCACTGTCCGTGCCGCTTGTTCATTTAAGGACACTAACAATTCAGGACTGCAAAAATCTTCTAGGCAATGATGGATGGTTGGAATTTGGTGGGGAACAATTCACCATCAGGGGACAGAACATGGAAGCAACGTTGCTGGAAACGAGTGGGCACATCATATCTGACACTTGTCTTAAAAAGTTGTATGTTTATTCTTGTCCAGAAATGAATATTCCCATGAGCCGTTGCTACGATTTCCTTGAATCGTTGACCATCTGTGATGGCTGCAACTCTCTAATGAGCTTTTCGCTAGATTTATTCCCAACACTTCGGAGACTTCGTCTTTGGGAGTGTCGTAATCTACAGAGGATTTCACAGAAGCACGCTCATAATCATGTGATGTATATGACAATCAATGAGTGTCCTCAATTAGAATTATTGCATATCCTCCTTCCATCTCTGGAGGAGCTACTCATAAAAGATTGTCCAAAAGTTCTGCCTTTCCCTGACGTAGGTTTGCCATCAAATCTAAACAGGTTGACTCTCTATAATTGCTCCAAATTTATAACCTCACCAGAAATAGCTTTGGGAGCCCATCCCTCTCTAAAAACCTTGGATATTGGAAAACTGGACCTGGAGTCATTTCATGCTCAAGATTTGTTGCCACATTCTCTTCGTTATCTATGCATCTATGACTGCCCCAGCCTCCAATACTTACCAGAGGGTCTCTGCCACCACTCCTCTCTCAGGGAACTGTTTCTTCTGAGCTGCCCCAGGCTCCAATGCTTGCCAGATGAGGATCTGCCCAAGTCCATTTCAACTCTGGTAATTCGGTATTGTCCCTTGCTCCAACCGCGTTGCCAGAGACCAGAAGGCGAAGACTGCGGAAAGATTGCTCATATTGAAAATCTCTTTATTATTGActga